TGCTGTCTATATTAATGTTTGGTCTGTAAATTGGAGAATgaatgaattatttttaaaaaaggtgAAACATGTGGTATGGGCAATTGTTGGTCTGAAAGGACTTGGAGGCTTACTCTTTGTTGTTGGCAACATCTTTGGTGCCTATCTTCTGGTTAGTACTTTCTcagttttgtttataaataaatactcgAAGCTTAGTTGTTGTCTTGACCTTTGAATTTCCAATTATTTGATTCTTTAGGCTGTCTACTTGGTGGTTGTTAGCCCCATCTTATACGATTTCTACAACTATGGACCTCAGGACCGCGAGTTCTCTCTTCTGTTCACCGAGTTCTTGCAAGTTTGTACTTTGCCATGAGATGGGTTCTTGCTTACTCTGAATAAAAAATGTTCCTTAATGGCATCTTCTCATTCTTTTGGAttgttaattgttttatatggcAGAGCGTTGCGCTTCTTGGGGCACTActattttttatcggaatgaaGAATTCGACGAcgacctcctcctcctccgccaaGAGGAACCTGAAGAAGAGGACACCCAAGCCTAAAGCTGCTTAGAgttcttctattttcttctaCGCATGTGTATCAGGCTTCTGATGTCTTCAAGCTCTACTACATTCATGTCTCTTCCCTACaatttttgcttctttttttactGTGGGATTCTAGAGTTAGCCACATTTTGTGTTTCCTATATTTTACTTTGGGATCTAAAGAGTTTTCCTCAATTTTTTATCAGTATACTACCTACACTTGGCTTCTATTCTAAAAATACCTGCCAAAGCTTATTATGTGTGGTCTTgcagatttgtttttgttccaaAAATGATTTTGCCtctcattcaattttttttaaaaaattatgtacaTTTACCTTAAGTATCAAAGATTCATGGATGCCTACATTCTTTTCTCTCCTTTCTAAATAATGATGCATGCATTCTTACCTGTCATTTTTGAAAAGCAAGATATTTGTTTTGCCTGAACAAGGAGGAAATGGACAGAAAGGAAGAGAATCAGCACGTGTTCTTTACCCGACACGTTCCATTCATTATTAGTACCTTAAgataaaagttttttaaaaaaaggcaACAAAAAACATGCACCAGCCGGGAATCAAACCCGGGTCTGAACCGTGGCAGGGTACTATTCTACCACTAGACCACTGGtgcttttgttttcttgattccATTTGTCGACAATCCTTTCATTGTTCAGAGGATGATGCTAAGATTCCGTCCAAACACTTCAACTATCAGTCCGTTACTGTTGGA
The sequence above is drawn from the Brassica napus cultivar Da-Ae chromosome A8, Da-Ae, whole genome shotgun sequence genome and encodes:
- the LOC111200412 gene encoding uncharacterized protein LOC111200412 — translated: MGFFSFLGRVLFASLFILSAWQMFNDFGSDGGPAAKELAPKLHLAKAHLSSRLGVALPDIEVKHVVWAIVGLKGLGGLLFVVGNIFGAYLLAVYLVVVSPILYDFYNYGPQDREFSLLFTEFLQSVALLGALLFFIGMKNSTTTSSSSAKRNLKKRTPKPKAA